The Rhododendron vialii isolate Sample 1 chromosome 6a, ASM3025357v1 genome includes a window with the following:
- the LOC131328511 gene encoding uncharacterized protein LOC131328511, with translation MRQPWFEWPTGKLGTDTSQEDQNPRKKCSYHNELGHYTTACAPYKALLERLATQGHLDQYIDRTKTPTRQPAGNPNPNEPRPTKHVIHCPVTKESETNLRADLNRASTSKQVLAVGPGSKHPRPEELPKWTITFTERDLERVQTPHSNALVVTVQIGVHDVKRVLIDQGSSAEVMYYDLFKKLDLPESTLQPTEVPLIGFNGAPVWPLGRIFLPVVVGSKTLSVEFIIVNVPSPYNAILGRTWLHGMQAIASTYHQVVRFIGTNGRQEDLRGDQIASKKCYVSAVHNSTKAKQVQWVEVPDIAVIDDVGQKATDKAKEDLVQMPINEDGSRFFLLFHQRS, from the coding sequence atgaggcaaccatggttcgaatGGCCAACAGGGAAGCTCGGCACTGACACTAGCCAAGAAGATCAAAACCCAAGGAAAAAGTGCTCGTATCATAATGAACTCGGTCACTACACAACGGCATGCGCACCATACAAAGCACTATTGGAGCGTCTGGCAACCCAAGGTCATCTCGATCAATACATTGATCGAACCAAAACACCTACCCGTCAACCTGCTGGAAATCCCAACCCAAATGAGCCGCGGCCGACGAAACACGTAATTCACTGCCCAGTGACAAAGGAATCTGAAACTAACCTTCGTGCCGACCTCAATCGCGCATCCACTTCCAAGCAAGTACTCGCggtaggacctggatccaaacATCCACGTCCAGAAGAATTACCCAAATGGACAATAACTTTTACCGAGCGCGATCTCGAGCGTGTGCAAACCCCACACTCTAATGCCCTCGTCGTAACTGTCCAAATTGGAGTCCATGACGTCAAGCGCGTTCTAATcgatcagggaagctcggcggaggtcatgtactatgacTTGTTCAAAAAGCTTGATCTCCCAGAGTCGACTTTGCAACCCACCGAAGTACCCCTCATCGGATTCAACGGAGCACCTGTCTGGCCACTTGGTCGAATCTTCCTACCAGTCGTCGTTGGCTCAAAAACATTAAGCGTCGAATTTATCATCGTCAATGTaccaagcccatacaacgcaattcTTGGCCGAACTTGGCTGCACGGCATGCAAGCaatcgcctcaacctaccaccaggtcgttcGCTTCATCGGCACCAATGGGAGACAGGAAGATCTACGAGGTGACCAAATAGCCTCGAAAAAATGCTATGTCTCAGCCGTCCACAACTCCACCAAAGCCAAGCAAGTgcaatgggttgaagtcccaGACATTGCCGTGATTGATGACGTCGGCCAGAAAGCCACAGACAAAGCAAAAgaggacctcgtccaaatgcccatcaacgaggatggctcccgattcttcttACTCTTCCATCAGCGAAGCTGA